The DNA window GCCACCTCTGAAATAATGTGGATACAATCCCTCATGAATGAAATATCAGTCCCTATTTCAAGCTGTCCGATACTTTGGTGCGACAACTTAGGAGCTGGTTCTCTAGCCTCCAATCCCGTATTTCATGCTCGCACTAAACATATCGAGATCGACCTTCACTTTGTCAGAGATCGTGTCCTTGCTCAACAACTCGACATCAGATATGTGGACTCCCTCAACCAAACTGCAGACATATTTACAAAACCCCTGTCTGTCTCACCATTCCTATTTCTAAGAAACAAGTTGACACTTGGTGTCCACCCGTGTCACTTGAGGGGGGATATTGAACCAACACCTCAGCAAGTTTCAACAGATTCTAACCAACTTGGATAAGTTGGTTATGACAGCTAGGACATTTTGCAAAAACTGTTTTAACTGCATTTTCTTGCTTTAGTGTAACATCTtgatttctgttattaagttctTGTTGTAAGGTCTCTGACCATTATTCAATATAAATAAAGGTCCAAAGCTCAACATTATTCAGTTGAGCATTTCCATCATTCCATTGATCACTTTTCTCTCCATTACTCCTTTActgctctctctctttctcttctctgtTTCTGGTCACTTTCTCTCTGGTTTACAAGGCTTTACAGGCTCGTTTCTATTGGAAAGTCCAAAGCACCTATGAAGTGAAGGTACATGAAAAGAATATCTTTCTCTTTCGATTCTCTCTCTTAACGGATCGCAAACACGTGCTTGAAGGAGGGCCTTGGATCTTTGATGATAACCTTCTTGTCTTGAAAGAATCCAATCATTTTGCAGATCCAGCTGTGACCAACTTTTACTTGGTAGAatttttggttcaaattcataAAGTCACGATATTTTGTATGAGTACTAGTTGGGGTTTCAAACTTGGCAAGTCTGTGAGTACGATTGTGGAAGTTCACAGTATCTTAAAGTTCATGTCCTTTTGGATATCACTTAGCCCTGACTCATATTATTAAGAGGCACTTTATTGTTTTAACCTTTTATAGTATCACCGATCTAATACAAGTAAATATTATTTGGCGTAATAACCATATTTCAAACTGATTATTAATAAAGCGTTCATTTATATCCTTTCACCCAAGTACATTATTGATCTCATAATACCGAACCCTAACAAGTGAATAATCAAGGATATGACATTTATTCTTGAACAAAACctaattattaataagaatCAAAACACTCCAAAAATTAAGTATTATATGTCACCAGGAAATGGTAATGGAGCTGGAGTTGGTGGGTACATGGGAGACCATGCAAACTGATCAATCACATAAAGAGAGAGCTTTTGGCCGCCGAGGGAGCAATGTTGAGAAACACCACACAAGTACCATTTTCTTCCCGGAGTTGCTAATGTTATCACATCGTTTCCACTCGTCAATGGCACTGAACCCAATGGTGTTGAGCATTGTCTGAAATCCGTACCATTTACTTTGAAAACATTATGTTCTCCCGCCGGATAGTTGAATGctgaaacaaaaaataaaataataataattatttattttgagtgATTAAATAATAACtcccaattattatttctttcaaATAGTTACCTAGTGTGTCACCAACAAAAAACATCTTATCCTGAGCCCAAGCTTGATAATCGAAGTTTGTTGTCCACCCTGCTTCATCCCCAACAATGTAATCAACTGCTGAAATTGAAGGAACCAATGAGATAGCTATAATAGCAATATTAATGAAGATAATAATAAACTTGGAGGAGCCCATGACTAATGATACTATTGATTATTAATGTGATATTAATTAAATGATGACTGGTGATCATTATAAGTTGAACTGTTTGGTTATTTATAGGCTTTGGcaccatattatatattatattgatCAATGATCAATAGTAGTCTGGCCTCTCTTGGACGGAAATGCCtgcattttttaaaagaaaaaaaaataatgtccaTTGGAATTGACAATAATATTCTTTTTAAACTTATTACATTACCACTTTAATTATAtgatttgttgtttattttttacaatGCTGATTTTTGGAGCCATTGCTTGCATGAATGTTTTTGCCAACATATAATAATTTCCATTTCCCATGAACATTCTTGGCCGGCCTCCAAAAGAgagctctctctttctctcacgatataaaattaagaaagtagctttttctttttcaataaaaaaaatgtacaagTTTTC is part of the Cannabis sativa cultivar Pink pepper isolate KNU-18-1 chromosome 5, ASM2916894v1, whole genome shotgun sequence genome and encodes:
- the LOC115717946 gene encoding blue copper protein 1b-like — translated: MGSSKFIIIFINIAIIAISLVPSISAVDYIVGDEAGWTTNFDYQAWAQDKMFFVGDTLAFNYPAGEHNVFKVNGTDFRQCSTPLGSVPLTSGNDVITLATPGRKWYLCGVSQHCSLGGQKLSLYVIDQFAWSPMYPPTPAPLPFPGDI